AATCGACCATCGAGTCCCTCAGCATCCGCCCGTCGGGCATCACGCTGGCCTGACCCGTCTGACCCGTCTGACCCGCCCCGGTTCCCGCCTGCCGCTCGGCAGGGCTGCGGGGCTCAGCTGATGCAGAGGCAGAACGGGTGGCGTGCGGGGTCGAGGAAGACGCGGAACGTGGTGCCGGGCTGATATTCGTGCTTGACGGCGCCGAGGGCGATCACGGCTGCCTCGGCCTCGTCGAGATCGTCCACCATCAGGTCGAGGTGCGCCTGCTGGGGCCTCTCGCCGGACGGCCACTCCGGCGCCGTGTAGTGCTCCACCTTCTGGAAGCACAGGCTCTGGCCGTTGTCGGCCCGGATCTCCGCCCAGTCGTCCTCCACGTCGCTGGTCCAGCCCAGCATCTCGCCGTAGAAGGCCGCGAGCACGGCCGGGTCGGGGCAGTCCAGGACAGTGGTGGGGAATCTCGCGATCGTCATGGGTGCGAATCTAGCCCCGATTGCGGACAACCGCGGTCCTCGGGCGTCTGCGGAGCCCCCAGCAGGGGCGGAAGCGTGTCCGGCTCCGTCGGACTCGGCGCCCCGGGGGTCGGCGAGCGTGACCCACCGGAGGTCCCCGTCACCCCGGCGCCCGATGAGGTGGCCCCGGCCGCCAGGAGGCGATCGGCCCCGGCGTCGAGGTCAGGAGCGGTGGACCACGCGGGGCCGCCCGAACTGCGTCTGCACCCCCGGCGAGAACAGGACGGACTCGGGTGGACCCTCGACGTGGATACCCGCCGCGGCCAGCAGCCCGTCGTCGAGCTCCGTCAGCGTGGCGGGCCGGAGCGGCCACGGACTGTGTGTGTTGGGGATGTAGAGGGTGCGGCGTCCGAACGTGCTGTGCAGCCCGAAGCGGGCCGTGAGCTCCAGCGACAGCGTGTCCTCCGCCGTCACCCCGGTCGCCGGGCGCACGGCGAAGCGGGAGGTGGCCTGGTGCCCGTACCGTTCGACGGCGTACCCGTAGTCACGCCGTGCGCCCTCGCCGCGCGCCAGCGGTACGCACCTCGACCAGACGTACGGGATGCCGCCGGCCCGTGCGGCCAGCACGACGGCGAGGCGGGAGGCGTCGAGGGTCACGAAGACGACGCCTCGGGTGCCGTCCGGACCGCGCGAGTAGAGGCGCACGTTGATCTCGGTGAAGGATCCGACGTAGGGCACGGGAAGGCCCCTGCCCAGCCCGGCTCCCACCATCCGGAAGCCGATCAGGCCGACCCACGAGGAGCCGTCCACCTCGTCCGGCACCACGCCCGGCGGCATGTAGGCGGCGACCGCACGGGCGTCCACGCGCCAGTGCAGGAACACCGCGTCCCCCCAGAACTGGTCCATGATGACGGGACGCGGCAGGTCGGGTGCGAGGTGCCGTTCCGGGTCCCGGCCGTCGGCCCTCATGGGCGCCGCCCGGTCGTCGCACCGCGCGAGGTCGACGGCGGCCGTGACACGCCCCTAGAACGCATAGCGGATCCGGCAGTAGGGCAGCTCCGAGGCGGCGATGCGGAGGAACTCGTCGAGGTAGCCGCGCTTGTCGTAGGCGATGTAGCGCACGTTCGTGAAGCCGTTCTGGGAGCGCTTGGTCTCCTGGAGGTCCGGCCGCCACAGGATCTCCTCGGCCTGGGGGTGCCACCCCAGGTTGACCTCGTGCAGCTGCTGGTTGTGGGTCAGGAAGATGACCTCGGCCGCGAGCTGCTGCTTCGCCGCCGGGGACAGGGCGGCGTCGAGCCGGCGGAAGAGCTCACGCCAGTCCTCCTGCCAGCCCGGCGTGATGATCACGGGTGAGAAGTTGACGTGCACCTCGTAGCCGGCCTCCACGAAGTCGTTGATCGCCGCGATCCGCTCGCCGACCGGGGTGGTCCGCACGTCCACGACCCTGGCGAGCCGCTCGGGCATGAGGGAGAAGCGCACGCGCGTGCGTTCCTGCGGGTCCCACGCGAGCATGTCCCGGTTCACGTACTTGGTCGCGAAGGAGAGCTTCGCGGTGGGCAGGTCGCGGTAGAGGTCCACGAGGTCCCGGACGTTGTCGCTGACGAGCGCGTCCACGGAGCAGTCGCTGTTCTCCCCGATGTCGTACACCCACGCGTGCTCGTCGCACTGGTTGGGTTCGAGTTTGATGCCCTGGCGGGTCACGTGGCGCTCGAGGTAGCCGCTGATCTGGTCGATGTTCGCGAAGACCGTGATGGGGTTGCTGTAGCCCTTGTGGCGGGGGACGTAGCAGTACGCGCAGGCCATGGCGCAGCCGTTCGCGGTGGACGGGGCGATGAAGTCCGCGGACCGGCCGTTGGGTTTGGCGGTGAGGCTCTTCTTCACGCCGATGACCAGCGCCTCGGTCTTGATGCGGACCCAGCGGCGCACATTCGCCTCGTGGCCGCTGAGTTCGGGGATCCGCCAGTGGCTGGCGACCTCGACGACGTCCGCGTCGGGCCATCGCGCGATGATCTCCTGGCCGCGGGGGAGCTCGGCGGCGGCCGGTTCCACGTAGATCCGGCTGATCTGGAGGAGCTTGCTGGCCTGGAGCATACGACCCTTCGACGGTGCGGCAGTCCCCCGAGCGTATCGAACCGCACCGACACTTCTGGGCCGCCGGATTCCGCCCTACAGTGAGGGGACGGGGCCGGACGTGCGCCGGGAAAGGCGGTCGGTGATGGCCGGACTCCGCACACAGCCCACGGAGCACGACCCCGCGGCCTTCATCGGCACCGTGACGCATCCGACGCGCCGCAGCGACGCCGAGGCGCTGCTCGCCCTGATGGGCCGGGTGACGGGTGAACCCGCGGTGATGTGGGGGCCGTCGATGATCGGCTTCGGGCAGTACCACTACCGGTACGCCTCGGGCCACGAGGGTGACGCC
This genomic interval from Arthrobacter agilis contains the following:
- a CDS encoding VOC family protein, which produces MTIARFPTTVLDCPDPAVLAAFYGEMLGWTSDVEDDWAEIRADNGQSLCFQKVEHYTAPEWPSGERPQQAHLDLMVDDLDEAEAAVIALGAVKHEYQPGTTFRVFLDPARHPFCLCIS
- a CDS encoding YqjF family protein: MRADGRDPERHLAPDLPRPVIMDQFWGDAVFLHWRVDARAVAAYMPPGVVPDEVDGSSWVGLIGFRMVGAGLGRGLPVPYVGSFTEINVRLYSRGPDGTRGVVFVTLDASRLAVVLAARAGGIPYVWSRCVPLARGEGARRDYGYAVERYGHQATSRFAVRPATGVTAEDTLSLELTARFGLHSTFGRRTLYIPNTHSPWPLRPATLTELDDGLLAAAGIHVEGPPESVLFSPGVQTQFGRPRVVHRS
- a CDS encoding spore photoproduct lyase family protein, encoding MLQASKLLQISRIYVEPAAAELPRGQEIIARWPDADVVEVASHWRIPELSGHEANVRRWVRIKTEALVIGVKKSLTAKPNGRSADFIAPSTANGCAMACAYCYVPRHKGYSNPITVFANIDQISGYLERHVTRQGIKLEPNQCDEHAWVYDIGENSDCSVDALVSDNVRDLVDLYRDLPTAKLSFATKYVNRDMLAWDPQERTRVRFSLMPERLARVVDVRTTPVGERIAAINDFVEAGYEVHVNFSPVIITPGWQEDWRELFRRLDAALSPAAKQQLAAEVIFLTHNQQLHEVNLGWHPQAEEILWRPDLQETKRSQNGFTNVRYIAYDKRGYLDEFLRIAASELPYCRIRYAF